The Balaenoptera acutorostrata chromosome 10, mBalAcu1.1, whole genome shotgun sequence genome has a window encoding:
- the LOC103010896 gene encoding cytochrome b-c1 complex subunit 1, mitochondrial isoform X1 produces MAASAVCRAAGAGTRVLVRSCRSQPALLRSPVLRGIATYAQALQSVPETQVSQLDNGLRVASEQSSQPTCTVGVWIDAGSRYETEKNNGAGYFVEHLAFKGTKNRPGSALEKEVESMGAHLNAYSTREHTAYYIKALSKDLPKAVELLADIVQNCSLEDSQVEKERDVILQELQENDASMRDVVFDYLHATAFQGTPLAQAVEGSSENVRKLSRADLTEYLSRHYKASRMVLAAAGGVEHRQLLDLAQKHFCSLSGTYAEDAVPTLTPCRFTGSEIRHRDDALPLAHVAIAVEGPGWANPDNVALQVANAIIGHYDCTYGGGTHLSSPLAAVAATKKLCQSFQTFNICYAETGLLGAHFVCDHMSIDDMMFFLQGQWMRLCTSATESEVVRGKNILRNALVSHLDGTTPVCEDIGRSLLTYGRRIPLAEWESRIAEVDASIVREVCSKYFYDQCPAVAGLGPIEQLPDYNRIRSGMFWLRF; encoded by the exons ATGGCGGCTTCCGCGGTTTGCCGGGCGGCCGGCGCCGGGACGCGAGTGCTGGTGCGCAGCTGCCGCTCG CAGCCGGCCCTGCTGAGGTCGCCTGTCTTGCGGGGCATCGCCACCTACGCCCAGGCCCTGCAGAGCGTGCCGGAGACGCAGGTCAGCCAGCTGGACAACGGGCTGCGAGTGGCCTCGGAGCAGTCCTCCCAGCCTACCTGCACG GTGGGGGTGTGGATTGATGCTGGCAGCCGTTATGAGACTGAGAAGAACAACGGGGCAGGCTACTTTGTGGAGCATCTGGCTTTCAAG GGAACAAAGAATCGGCCTGGCAGTGCCTTGGAGAAGGAGGTGGAGAGCATGGGGGCCCATCTTAATGCCTACAGCACCCGGGAGCACACAGCTTACTACATCAAGGCACTGTCTAAGGACCTGCCAAAAG CTGTGGAGCTCCTGGCCGACATTGTGCAGAACTGCAGCCTAGAAGACTCCCAGGTTGAGAAGGAGCGTGATGTGATCCTGCAGGAGCTGCAGGAGAACGATGCATCTATGCGGGACGTGGTCTTTGACTACCTGCATGCCACGGCATTCCAGGGCACACCTCTAGCCCAGGCCGTGGAGGGGTCCAGTGAGAATGTCAG GAAACTGTCTCGGGCAGACCTGACTGAGTACCTCAGTCGGCATTACAAGGCCTCTCGAATGGTTTTAGCAGCAGCTGGAG GGGTGGAGCACCGGCAGCTGCTAGACCTCGCCCAGAAGCACTTCTGCAGCCTCTCTGGGACATACGCTGAAGACGCTGTGCCCACTCTCACTCCCTGCCGCTTCACTGGCAGCGAG ATCCGCCACCGTGATGATGCCCTGCCTTTGGCCCATGTGGCCATTGCAGTGGAGGGGCCTGGCTGGGCCAACCCGGACAATGTGGCCCTCCAGGTGGCCAATGCCATCATTGGCCACTATGACTGCACTTACGGTGGTGGCACG CACCTGTCCAGCCCACTGGCTGCAGTTGCTGCAACCAAGAAGCTGTGCCAGAGTTTCCAGACCTTCAACATCTGCTACGCAGAGACGGGGTTACTGGGCGCACACTTTGTCTGCGACCACATGAGCATCGACGACATGATGTTCTTCCTACAGGGCCAGTG GATGCGCCTTTGCACCAGTGCCACAGAGAGCGAGGTGGTCCGGGGCAAAAACATTCTCAGAAATGCTCTGGTGTCTCATCTGGATG GCACCACTCCTGTGTGTGAGGACATTGGACGTAGTCTTCTGACGTATGGCCGCCGCATCCCCCTGGCTGAGTGGGAAAGCCGGATTGCG GAGGTGGATGCCAGTATCGTGCGTGAGGTCTGCTCCAAGTACTTCTATGACCAGTGTCCAGCAGTGGCTGGATTGG GCCCCATTGAACAGCTTCCAGATTATAACCGGATCCGTAGCGGCATGTTCTGGCTGCGCTTCTAG
- the LOC103010896 gene encoding cytochrome b-c1 complex subunit 1, mitochondrial isoform X2, which translates to MAASAVCRAAGAGTRVLVRSCRSPALLRSPVLRGIATYAQALQSVPETQVSQLDNGLRVASEQSSQPTCTVGVWIDAGSRYETEKNNGAGYFVEHLAFKGTKNRPGSALEKEVESMGAHLNAYSTREHTAYYIKALSKDLPKAVELLADIVQNCSLEDSQVEKERDVILQELQENDASMRDVVFDYLHATAFQGTPLAQAVEGSSENVRKLSRADLTEYLSRHYKASRMVLAAAGGVEHRQLLDLAQKHFCSLSGTYAEDAVPTLTPCRFTGSEIRHRDDALPLAHVAIAVEGPGWANPDNVALQVANAIIGHYDCTYGGGTHLSSPLAAVAATKKLCQSFQTFNICYAETGLLGAHFVCDHMSIDDMMFFLQGQWMRLCTSATESEVVRGKNILRNALVSHLDGTTPVCEDIGRSLLTYGRRIPLAEWESRIAEVDASIVREVCSKYFYDQCPAVAGLGPIEQLPDYNRIRSGMFWLRF; encoded by the exons ATGGCGGCTTCCGCGGTTTGCCGGGCGGCCGGCGCCGGGACGCGAGTGCTGGTGCGCAGCTGCCGCTCG CCGGCCCTGCTGAGGTCGCCTGTCTTGCGGGGCATCGCCACCTACGCCCAGGCCCTGCAGAGCGTGCCGGAGACGCAGGTCAGCCAGCTGGACAACGGGCTGCGAGTGGCCTCGGAGCAGTCCTCCCAGCCTACCTGCACG GTGGGGGTGTGGATTGATGCTGGCAGCCGTTATGAGACTGAGAAGAACAACGGGGCAGGCTACTTTGTGGAGCATCTGGCTTTCAAG GGAACAAAGAATCGGCCTGGCAGTGCCTTGGAGAAGGAGGTGGAGAGCATGGGGGCCCATCTTAATGCCTACAGCACCCGGGAGCACACAGCTTACTACATCAAGGCACTGTCTAAGGACCTGCCAAAAG CTGTGGAGCTCCTGGCCGACATTGTGCAGAACTGCAGCCTAGAAGACTCCCAGGTTGAGAAGGAGCGTGATGTGATCCTGCAGGAGCTGCAGGAGAACGATGCATCTATGCGGGACGTGGTCTTTGACTACCTGCATGCCACGGCATTCCAGGGCACACCTCTAGCCCAGGCCGTGGAGGGGTCCAGTGAGAATGTCAG GAAACTGTCTCGGGCAGACCTGACTGAGTACCTCAGTCGGCATTACAAGGCCTCTCGAATGGTTTTAGCAGCAGCTGGAG GGGTGGAGCACCGGCAGCTGCTAGACCTCGCCCAGAAGCACTTCTGCAGCCTCTCTGGGACATACGCTGAAGACGCTGTGCCCACTCTCACTCCCTGCCGCTTCACTGGCAGCGAG ATCCGCCACCGTGATGATGCCCTGCCTTTGGCCCATGTGGCCATTGCAGTGGAGGGGCCTGGCTGGGCCAACCCGGACAATGTGGCCCTCCAGGTGGCCAATGCCATCATTGGCCACTATGACTGCACTTACGGTGGTGGCACG CACCTGTCCAGCCCACTGGCTGCAGTTGCTGCAACCAAGAAGCTGTGCCAGAGTTTCCAGACCTTCAACATCTGCTACGCAGAGACGGGGTTACTGGGCGCACACTTTGTCTGCGACCACATGAGCATCGACGACATGATGTTCTTCCTACAGGGCCAGTG GATGCGCCTTTGCACCAGTGCCACAGAGAGCGAGGTGGTCCGGGGCAAAAACATTCTCAGAAATGCTCTGGTGTCTCATCTGGATG GCACCACTCCTGTGTGTGAGGACATTGGACGTAGTCTTCTGACGTATGGCCGCCGCATCCCCCTGGCTGAGTGGGAAAGCCGGATTGCG GAGGTGGATGCCAGTATCGTGCGTGAGGTCTGCTCCAAGTACTTCTATGACCAGTGTCCAGCAGTGGCTGGATTGG GCCCCATTGAACAGCTTCCAGATTATAACCGGATCCGTAGCGGCATGTTCTGGCTGCGCTTCTAG